Proteins encoded within one genomic window of Cucumis sativus cultivar 9930 chromosome 3, Cucumber_9930_V3, whole genome shotgun sequence:
- the LOC101218662 gene encoding CASP-like protein 1E2, which translates to MEVERRRGKMEEERKNEEMKKMGNDYDNYHKVEMVFRVLGFVLSFVAAIVVGLNNQTKVVPLAVSLNSPPLDYTFIAKWHYLSAFVYLLATNIIACSYSFLSLFLLLKNKSKDNILGLLIIVLDTVMVALLFSGSGAAGAVGVIAYQGNTHVQWNKVCDIYGRFCKQVAASTVLSLAGAVVFMSLVVLASVGLQKRPN; encoded by the exons atggaggtggagagaagaagagggaaaatggaagaggagagaaaaaatgaagagatgaagaagatgggaAATGATTATGATAATTATCATAAAGTTGAAATggtttttagggttttgggATTTGTATTGAGTTTTGTGGCAGCCATTGTTGTGGGACTTAACAATCAAACCAAAGTTGTTCCTCTTGCCGTCTCCCTCAACTCTCCTCCTTTGGATTATACTTTCATTGCTAAATGGCATTACTTGTCTGCTTTTGT GTACCTTTTAGCAACAAATATAATAGCATGTTCATATAGCTTCCTATCGTTGTTCCTTTTGTTGAAAAACAAGAGCAAGGACAACATCTTAGGCTTATTGATCATCGTTCTCGACACGGTCATGGTGGCACTGCTCTTCTCCGGCAGCGGAGCTGCAGGGGCCGTCGGAGTTATCGCTTACCAAGGGAACACACACGTGCAATGGAACAAAGTGTGCGACATATATGGTAGATTTTGCAAGCAAGTAGCAGCCTCTACTGTGCTTTCTCTTGCTGGAGCTGTTGTATTTATGTCCTTAGTTGTTTTGGCTTCTGTGGGCCTCCAAAAGAGGCCCAATTAA